Within Winogradskyella helgolandensis, the genomic segment ATCACTTCCATTTGGTGTGCCATCGCTATAATCTGAACCCACCCCTCCGGTAAATGGATCTCCTGAAGTGTCTCCCCATAAATCTATGTCGGTTGAGCCGTCGTTTAGAATTAAATGGTCACTATCATTAATACCTGTTGTATTAGAGCTAAAATAATCGTGCTGAGATACTGGGTCTACATTATTTGATCCTGTACCAAATGAAGCTACGTAGGTATCTCCATCCGCAAGTGTTGTTCCGTTAGGAATGTTTATATATCCAGCTACAAAAGAGTTTCCATTACTATGTACTTCAATAGAGTAATCTGAAATATCAACTGCCGCTCCTGTACCATTATACAATTCTACATAAGAGTGTCCATCTACAGACGAATCTCTATCAGTTACTTCACTAATAAAAATATCTGTTGGTAACACACCGAGCCCGTCACAACTTGAAATGTCTGAAGTGATTACTGTAAAGGGTAAATCTCGAGCACAACCTGTGACATCGTCAAAGGTTATATTGGCACTAATGGCAGTATCAGGAATTCTAATTTGAAATTCAGATGATGATATATAGGTTACTGTTGCAGCGATTCCATCATATAAAGCTGTTGCGCTGTCTGCATCAGAGCCACTTGTGGTTGTCACCGTAACTACAGTGCCAGCTGGGCCGCTGCTTGGTGACATTTCGTAAGTTGCTGGGTTACATTCTCCATTACCTTGAATTGCAAACGTAAATGGATTTTCGTCACTATCATTTGTCGGTATTACTACGCTAGCTGTTCTTATATTAGACCCAGAAGGTGTGAAAGTTATTACAAAATCGGTTTGCTGTCCGCTACTTAAGCTAGAGCTTGAAGGTTGTGTTGTTACTACAAAATCTGAAGCATGGGTGCCTGTTATTTGTATATCCGGACTACCTGTTAGGTTTAAAGCCGAAGCCCCAATACTCTCAATAGTAAATGTCTTAACAATTGTACTGCCAATGCTGGTCGTCCCGAAAGAGGTGTTGTTTAAACCACTTGTTGTAATGTCTCCGTTAAGAATAGTGTTGTTATTCCCTTCTACATGTATTTCTGCACCTATTGGGCGTACAATATTAATGATGTAATCTTCAACCTCTCCATAGCCAAAAGATTGACAAGATGTTGCATAGTCATTATCTGAGCTATCCGAGTTAGAACTCACGCGCATTCTAACGTTCCCAACCGTAGCACTAGATGGTACGGTAATGTTTATAGGCGATAAAGAAGGTTGTCCATCAGAATCATTGTCTATAGTTCCTAATTCTATAGCTTCGTTAGAAGAACTGTTAAAAGAGCCATCGCGGTCCCAGTCAATCCAAACTTTTACATACGAGGTATAATTTCCACCTGTATTAACATTTACACTTAAAGGGTAAGTTTCTCCTAAAGTAAGATCTGTGGAAACACTTGTAAAATCGGTATAGGCATCATCTGAATCTGAGTCTTGATCGATGGTATTTAAAGATACATTTACGATCCCAGAATCTGTAGAGCTACCTCCTTCACTAGTACAGTAGGAAAGTCCCGTAGTTTGGCATACGGAATCTCCAGCGCTCCACTCTCCTGTTGCAACACTTCTTACAAATATAGTGTAGCAATATTCTACGGCATCTGTTAAACCGTTTACGGTTGTGGTGATGCCATTGCCCATAAACACAATGGAATTTGAACCACTATAGGTGGCGTTTGCAGTATACGTTGTGCCATCTACAGGTGTAAACGTTGTGCTACCTTGGTTGGCTACAATTAGTATCTCATAACAGGAGGTTGGTAAAGGGTTGGTCCATGTTAATACAGATGAGGTTGGTGCTACTGAAGCCCCTGTAAGTGTTGCGGTAGGCATACCAATAGTAAAGGTGTCGTTAAATGAGCCCGTAATATTAATTCCAGTTGCCCAACCAGTCAAGTCTTCGCTATAGTAGGCTACCACTTTAAATGTATAATCATTACCACTGGTTAAACCTGTTACGGTAGTGTTGGTACTGTTGCCTTTGTATACGACTTTCCCAAGGGTGCCATAGGTAGTTGCTAAGGTGTAATTGGTATTTGCGGTATAGGTAGACGCATCTCCTGCAGCAGCAGCTGTACTTGTTGGCACTGTGCTTCCTGGTTGTGCAAATACGATATAACCTGTAGGACTAGGTGAGCCGGTTGACGCATCCCACTCTAGGCTGATACTTGTTTCTGCTAAACAGGCTTCAATATTTCTGGCATTGTTAGGAGTATCGTTACTTAAATTTAAGGTTACTGCATTAGAGGTTGTATCTCCACAGATGTTCGTAAGAATACAACGGTATTGATTGCCATCCATTGGAGACGATGTTGCCGCTGTGGTGTACGTGTCTGTAGTGGCGCCAGAACCTCCGGTAACATCAGTCCATCCCGAACCTGTATTTACCTCCCATTGGTAGGTGTCTGTATCCGAAGAACTCACCGAGAATGTTGCTGTATCTGGTATCACTTCGGTTTGGTTGGTAGGTTGCGTTAAGGTTGGTACTCCATTTTCTATGACTACCGCGTAACTTAATGCATTATCTGACCAACAGGTGCCAGCCGTATCGTAGGCTCTTACATAGTAAGTGCCTGAGGTCGTCGCCGTGTAGGTTGCCGTAGCATTGTAGGTTTCGTCGGTTCCTGTAGGGCTTGTTTGCCAGTAATTCACCGTACCTGCTGCGGGAGTCCCTGAATAGGTTAAGGTAGTTGAAGCACATGCAGGTGTTGTGCCTGATATGCTACCTATTGGGTCTGCTGGTGCTGAACATAGGCACGAATCTCCGCTTAGAATAATATCATCAACATAATAATATTCACTACCGTCTAATCCTACGGCTCTTAATCTGACTCTTATTTGTGTTTCTAAATCAGCAATATTCACTATCCAAGGATTGGTACTAACAGTAGTAGGGTTGTAAGCATTTGTATTCCCCATATTTATATTAGCATTACTGTAGCCATCAACAAGTTGTTCTGAACCTGTTCCTATCCAAGTTGTACCATTATCATAAGAAATATCTAAATATAAGTCTTCATTAGTGTCAGCTCCTGAAGATGCAAAAGCAACATTTAAAGTTACATTCGTAAACGCACTTATATCTACATTTTCTGTGGTTAAGTTGTTACTCCCTGTAAGTCTATATGAAGAGGTGCCAAAATATTTGTTTGTTGTAGTGCTTATAGTGCCTCCGCCAGTGTATACGAAATTATCGGATCCCTCAAAAGATAGTGTTTTAAATGCTCCTGCGGAAGTATCATCATCTGATATCTCTAGTGTGGTAACATTTTGGGTTCCAAAAGTTGCGGAGTCACCACCTGAAACGCTTTGTATTTCAAAGGTATAATCAGTAGCATCAAAACAGTTAGTGTTATCAGCTAAATTGACAGTTGCACATTGTTGCCCACTAGTATTAGCAGGAAACGTGATGATTTGAGTAATGTATGACAAGTGTGGTGCTGTACCAGAGGTTAATACCACCTGAGCAGTTGTTGCTGTTGAAGCACTTGGATTTGTGATATCAACACATAAATTAATAGAACCATCACCTTCACTTGTAGAATATGTTGCTGAAGCGAAATTTAATTCTGTATCCGTTGAAGCTGAAACCCCTTCAATTTTAGCATCATCTATAATCCAAGTTTCGTTTCCAGAGTTATTTTCAAATAGTATTCTTATTCTAAGATTAGCAACACTTGGTAAATCTGTAATAATAATTTCATTAATACCAGAAGTTCCATCTCCTCCTGTTACAGATGTATAATAACCGCTTGCATTATAGGTGTTAGATTCTGTAGAGCCTTGGCCAAAATGCCATAATGCATTTCCCGAACCATTAACTTCTGCTTGTTGCGTCCATGTACTTCCTCCATCGTCACTAACCTCTACAATAACATAGTCACTACCGTCAGCACCGTTTCCACTAGAACCTCCAAAAGAAGCTAATTTAACTGAGAAGTCAACATCAGTGTATGATGATGTATTGACATTACTAAATTCAATGGTTGTTGTTGCGTTTGTAACTTTTCTACCTTGAGAACCACTTACAAAGTTATCTTGTCCTGAAGGAAATGGGCCTGTACCTGTAGCAACACTACCTCCTGTAAAGGTCATAACGGGAGCGGCAGGTGTTGTTTCAAAATCTTGTTGTGCAATGGTGACTTGCCCAAAACCAGACAAGCTAAAACATAAGAATGCTATAAAAACGAGGGAGTAGTTTTTTATCATAGGGAAAATGGATTAATCTAAATAATTTTTAAAATCACTGCTAATCAGTGTGTTGTAATTTAGGTGTTTATTTGCATAGTACTATGGGTATGCAACAACAACGCGTAAAAATACACTATTCCATGTTAAGACACAAGGCTTTAAGTGTTAAGTGTCAGTTAGTTTGTGTGTTCTTGTAATGGTTGTAATTGTTCCGAATTATTGAGAAATGCTGAGGTCTTTTGGGAAAAGGCCATAAAAAAAGGTGCAACCAAATTGGTTACACCTTTTTATTTTAATAGGCTTTAGCGCTTACTTTTGCTTTATTGCCTTTTTACTAATGACTTGTCCGTTAGACAAGGTGATTTTTGCAATATAAGCCGCCTGACTTAGTTTAGATAGGTTATAGACTTCAGTAGCATCATGGCCTTGTAAACTATAGACACGTCTTCCGGTAATATCTATGATATCCACATGCTTTATCGTATGTGTGTGTCCGACTTTGATTTCAATATCACCATTTTGTAATTCGGTAATGGTGACCTCATTGCTATCCATAACGTTATCGTCTATAGATAGAACTGTTGGTCTAAACACAATTTCAAAACGGTCGTTAATTGTACCTGTTTCTGAGGTGAAGGTGTAGTCTGAAGTTTTAAGGTTATGAAATGTATTTAATAGTTTGTCATTAATGTACACCGCATTTTCGGTCATAAAAGCACCTTCAAATTGATCTAATGAAATGGTATATATTGTTGGTTCTGAAATGTTTGTGATAAGGCCTAAAGGAATTACTTCCTCGAGCGTTAGGTTATTTGGTTCTTTACCTTGAATAGCAAATTGTTTGCTGTCAGTATCTTCGAGAAGTGAATAGATCATTGCGTTAATGTCGGGATATAAGTTTCTTAGAGCATCATAATACATGCCATCATCCTCATCCGTTGCACCATTGACATAGGCTATTAAAATTTGATTAAATGCTCCGTTATCTGTATTTAGGTTTAACCATAATTTATTACTTTGATTCGCGGTTGTAGCTCTGAAAAACTGATCGTTATTCCCTGTGACTCTCATGCTGTTATTAAATACAACGTTTGCTGTTTTAATTGCACCACTTACTACGGTTGCTGAAGCATCATCATCCATAGCTATAAAGAATGCTTGTCCGGATGGAATAAAAGGATTTGGTGTTACTTGATCACCTCCCATTGTTTGACCTGATCCGTTAATTATAGCATAATCACTTTGTGCGTAATTTAAGTTTTCGTTACCGTTGGTATTAGCAGCGGCAGCGGTTGCATGAGACCAGAAGAAAATAGCTCCGGTCATAGGTGCTACAGATTCTCCAATACTTGCATTAGCTGCGAGAAATGCATTTGCATCTATAGCGGAAGGATAAGGGTTTCCGATAAGGTTCCAGTTGTTGTCATTTGTTTCTGAATCGTTTCTGTAAATAGGCACATTGAAACTACCATTATTAAAAGGGCCTTCAAAATAATAGGTGTATGCTGCAGGATTAATAAACCCAGCACTATTATGCGTTGCGCCATAACCAACACCAGGAGCCATTACTGTGGAGCCTGTTGCATTTTGCCAATCATCTGCATTGTCATCTACATCATCTTGTCCGGTAACTGTGGCATTATTGTTATCAGCTTCTTTCGTTTCGTCTAAGTAGTTTTTACCATCGTACCAATAAATTCTGCTTGGATTGGCTTCGGCTAAACCATCGCTTATGAGTTCGCCCTGAACAGGAGCACTCCAGTATGTGTACTCTTGCGCTGATTCTAAATGAGCTGTTTGTTTTTCGACCGTAATTTTATTTCTAGTTGTTAATACTGCTCCATCTACGATACCATAATCATTAACCTGAACAAACGCCCCATCTGTATTAACTATAATTTCACCATTTACAGTAAGGTCATTCTCTACTTTAACGTAGGTGTTATTAGCTATTGTTAATTGGGCTCCGTTATTTATGATTAAACTACAGGCGCTGAAGCTTGTTTGTACACCTCCAATAGAAGTGTCATAGTCATCATCGAGGATTACCGTACTATATATATCTGGTGTAGATGACCAGGTGCCATTCCAAGTTACCATATTATAATTTGGCTTCATAGTATTAGATACGTTTGTACAACTCCCTGCTTCTGTTACTTCGCAATAAAACTGATAGTTGGCTAAATCATTTAATGAATTGGTGTCTCCTTCCATTAATAAGTTATCTCCATCTTCTCCTAGAATTGTATATCCTGCAGGTGATGCGCTTGTTACCGGAGACCAGACATCATTTACACCATTGTTGAAATACCATTGGTATGTTAAGTCTTCTGGTGTATCGGTATCTCCTTCGGTGGCTGTAACACTATAAGCTAATGTAGAACAATCGCTATTATCAGTAATTGCTGAAACTTCAACAGGTTCAGATGTTGGGTAATCTGCTATAATTTGAATATCATCTATTGCCCAAAGTTCTTTGTTATCACTTGCGTCATTTAAAATATCTATAAACAACCTAACAAATTCTGTATTATCAGGAATATTAAATTCTATTAAATTTTTTGTTACTGTTCCACTCACACTTCCATCAGAAGCATATTCATTACCAAGATAATCCCATTTTTGATTAGCACCTCCACTTACTGCTGAAGTTGCATCTACATTTCCATTTATTGATGCGAAATACCAATCAAAATCACTTGTAAGATCTGGTACAATTTCAACATTACTTGCTGTGCTTCCAAAAGCTACTGAAGCTCTTACATTATCGGTACTTTCTACTCCGTTATTACTTGCTCCGTTACTAGAAATAGATGAAACATATACTCTAACCTTTATGTTTGTTGCATTAGTTACATCAGGAATTTGAATAGCATCAAAATATATTTTACTAATTGCTCCATCTCCACCATCATTTCTAGATTGTTGTATATAGGCATTTGCTCCACTTCTAATAAATGTAGTTGGGTTATTAGCAGTTGGGCCAGCCAATGTACCATATACTCCTCTTTGATTTCCACTAAAATTTCTACAAACAGTATTACTATTCGTGCTACCATTTACTCCATTATCATATAATGTACTACCACCTAAGTTATAAGTTTCAGACATACACGCAGAAGAATTTCTATCTGTTGCAGTACTTGAGCCAACTGCTCCTTGATTATAATAGCTCCATTCTACCGCATTATCATGTGCTTCGTAATTTTGTAAACCAGTTGGTGTAGCACTTTCATTATCTACACTAAAAGTCCATGATGGGCTACTAACAAATTCAAAGCCTTGAAAAGCCACCACTTTAGTTTCACCAGTACCAGTGCCACAATTACTTTCTTCTATAATAGTAAATGCTCCAGTTGTAATATCGCAACCTGCTTCGGTAAGTTTAATAATACTTGTTGCAGCACCTGCTGGTACGTGTACTATTATAGTATTTGCATCTACAAAATCTATTGTTGCAGATACGCCACCAAAACTTGCTGTTGTACTTGCAGTAAATCCTGTTCCAGTAACTGTAATTTCAGTTTCTTCTGGACCAGAAGTTGGTAGCATTGATGAGAATGTATGAACTGGTGTGCATGAAGCAATGATATTTACATCTAAATCAATTGTTACTCCAAACGTTCCAGAATAACATGGGTCTGGTGTAGCTTGCCCGTTATCGGCAGTTCCAATACGCATTTTATGTTGACCTGTTGCTACGCTTCCTCCTAAAGTAAAACTCGTTGTTAATGTAGTTGGATTAGTATTTAATGATTCACCTGAAAAAACTAATTCGTTTGTATTATTAAAAATACCATCATCATTGAAATCGATCCAAAGATGAGTGTCGTACGAATAACCCGTTGCAAATGAAACTGACGAAGTTATTAGTTCTCCTTGTGTTAAACTAGGAATAGATCCTGTATAAGTAAATTGTGTAACATCTAAAACAGCAAAGGTAGCAGAACCCACTGTTACAGAGGTTATTCCGTTATTATCATTTGAAGTTGGCTCAGAATCACATGCACAAACTCCCGAAGTTGTTGTAAAACTCCAATTAATTACACTTACACTTTCACCACAAGTGTTTATGGCAACTACTTTCCAGTAATACGTTGTAGAAGCTAATAAAGCACCTGTAGAATAACTTGTGCTCGCTACATTTGACGTTACAATTCCCGGAATACTTCCTGCTCCAAAATAAACATCATACGAAGTAGCTCCCTCTACAGGACTCCATGAAACGGCGGATATTGACCCTACACCTGCATAACAAACTCCTGTAGCTGCGGTTGCCGGAGAAGGTGTTGTTACTGTAGTAGGTAAACTATTTATAACAACCACTTTATTTACTGTACCTGTAGACCAACATGTTCCATCATTTATTCGTATATAATAAGTCCCCGAAGCACTAACTGTTTTGGTAGCCGTTGCAGGTTCTGATGTACTTGTACCATCAATAGCACTTTGCCAATAAGCCGTTGCACTATCTGCACCTGTATAGGTTAAAACCGTTGATGTACATGCTGGCGAAGTTCCCGTAATACCACCAACAGGATCTGTTGCTGGTGTACATGATGTAATGATATTCACATCTAAATCAATGGTAACTCCATATGAACCAGAATAACATGGGTCTGGTGTGCCTTGCCCACTATCTGCAGTACCAATACGCATTTTGTGTTGTCCAAGTGCTGCACTTGCAGCTAGAGTAAAATTTGTTGTTAATGTAGTAAATGCGGCATCTGCTGATTCTCCTGTAAATACTTTTTCTGTAATATTGTCAAAGACGTTGTCATCATTAAAGTCTATCCAGATATGAGTATCATAAGTATAACCTGTTTCAAAAGTAATTGATGATAAAATATTTGCTCCTTGCTCCAAATCGGGTACAGAACCTGTGTATGTGTATTGTGTAACATCGCTAACAGAAAAAGTAGCTGAGCCAACGGTTACTGAACTTATTCCGTCACTATCATTTGAGCTTGGAATTGAAGTACATGCTGAAACATCTACCAGCACAGCTGTAGAAGTTCCATTATTACCACTACAAGTTACCACACAACGGTACCAAGTTTTTTCATTTACCGTTGCAGTGTATGCACTGCTCGTTTCTCCTGAAACATTTGAAAAACCGGCAACAGCACTAGTTGTAGAACTTTGCCATTGGTAGGTTACACCAGAACCTGATGTTGAATTTTCTAAAGTTAATACTGTAGTTCCTCCAGATTCTACAGTGGTTTCTGATGACTCTGTGTTTCCTGGTGTTGGTGTTCCTGAGCATGGTGAGGCTGCGTAATCTGTAACTGAAAAATTATCAATTGCTAAATGTCCTGACATATTATCACTTAAAATCCTAACATATGTAGTTGCACTTGTGCTATTAATATTATAAGAATAAGAAACATAACTTTCCTCTGAACTTGCTCCCAATGTTTGTGTGTCAACTGTTGTAAAATTAGTTCCATCTGTTGATGTTTGTAGGTCAAAAGTATTTGAACTACTACCATTAATATATGCATAATCAAAAGTAACGGTACCACAAGTGTTTAATAAAGGTGTTGTTATATGTGCGCCGCTTTTATCATCATTTATGACAAATGCTCTTGAACCTGCAATATTAGTACCATAGCTGAAATTACCGGCATCCCTCCTAGACCAAACTCTACTATTAATGGTGATGTTACCTGTACCATAACCAGAAGTTTCAGTGTCAAAGTTTTCAGTCCAATCTTGCCCAAAACCAGATAAGCTAAAACATAGGAATGCTATAAAAATGAGGGAGTAGTTTTTTACCATAGGGATAATAGGGATATGTAGATTCAATTAATTAAGGCCAAAGATATATTAAATAGACTGTCAGTCAGTGCCTTGAAAAGTAGGTATTTATTAACAAATGGTTAAGTTTTCTTACATTTTATCTACGAAATACCATAAGCGACGATAAAGTGTTATTTTATTGCGATGAAGTGCTTTTTTATGTACTATATTAGGGCTGGTTAAATGATATCATTTCCATTTTAAAACTCCGCATTATGTCGTTATCTATTGTATTTTTGAATCGCATGGATGTCAATAAAACATATACGGTAGATGAGGCGCGCAAAAAGCTAGAGCATTATTGTGCCTACCAAGAGCGTTGCCATAAAGAGGTACGGCAAAAGCTGCGCGATATGCGAATGATTCCGGAAGCCATTGATGTGATTATGGTGCAGTTGATTGCGGATAATTTTTTGAATGAAGAACGCTTTGCTCAGGCGTTTGTGCGTGGGAAATTCAGAATTAAGAAATGGGGTAAAAACCGTTTGGTGCGCGAGTTAAAGTTTCGGGATATTTCTAAATACAGTATTGATACCGCTTTAAAGGAAATTGATCTGGATGATTATTATAGCACCTTAGACGAACTGGTGCAAAAACGTATTGCTCAGGTTAAAGAGCCTAATGTGTATAAGAAGAAGAAAAAGGTGGCTGATTATTTGTTGTATCGTGGTTGGGAATCGGGTTTGGTTTATGAGAAGTTGCGGGAGTATCTTGGGTGATGGTTGGTTGTTGAGACTATAGATTATAGAGAAAAGAGAGAAGAGAAAATAGAGAAAAGAGTATAGAGTTTAGAGCCAAGAGTCAAGGTTTAAGATTAAGCATTGAGATTTGTGTTTTGCTCTATAAAAAAGAAAGCCTTTTCAAATACATGAAAAGGCTTTTTTTATAATATAATAGGTTCTACAAATTAAAGACAGCACCAATGTTTAAAGCAAATTGGTTGTGTATGTCAATTGAATCTTCTTCATATTTCGCTAAAGGAAAGTTAGCTTCTGTATACACACCAAAGCCCTCTGTAAAGAAATAACGTGCTCCAATATGACCACCAAAATTCTTAAGACTTAAATTTAATCCAGGATACAAATCAAAATTTTCATCAATGTTAATGACGTTCCCTAGGTTAGCGTTAAAACGTGCTTTTAAATCGAAACGATCTCCGAAATCTAGATCTTCAATACCATCTGCACCTCCTAATGCGTAAGATG encodes:
- a CDS encoding GEVED domain-containing protein, whose amino-acid sequence is MIKNYSLVFIAFLCFSLSGFGQVTIAQQDFETTPAAPVMTFTGGSVATGTGPFPSGQDNFVSGSQGRKVTNATTTIEFSNVNTSSYTDVDFSVKLASFGGSSGNGADGSDYVIVEVSDDGGSTWTQQAEVNGSGNALWHFGQGSTESNTYNASGYYTSVTGGDGTSGINEIIITDLPSVANLRIRILFENNSGNETWIIDDAKIEGVSASTDTELNFASATYSTSEGDGSINLCVDITNPSASTATTAQVVLTSGTAPHLSYITQIITFPANTSGQQCATVNLADNTNCFDATDYTFEIQSVSGGDSATFGTQNVTTLEISDDDTSAGAFKTLSFEGSDNFVYTGGGTISTTTNKYFGTSSYRLTGSNNLTTENVDISAFTNVTLNVAFASSGADTNEDLYLDISYDNGTTWIGTGSEQLVDGYSNANINMGNTNAYNPTTVSTNPWIVNIADLETQIRVRLRAVGLDGSEYYYVDDIILSGDSCLCSAPADPIGSISGTTPACASTTLTYSGTPAAGTVNYWQTSPTGTDETYNATATYTATTSGTYYVRAYDTAGTCWSDNALSYAVVIENGVPTLTQPTNQTEVIPDTATFSVSSSDTDTYQWEVNTGSGWTDVTGGSGATTDTYTTAATSSPMDGNQYRCILTNICGDTTSNAVTLNLSNDTPNNARNIEACLAETSISLEWDASTGSPSPTGYIVFAQPGSTVPTSTAAAAGDASTYTANTNYTLATTYGTLGKVVYKGNSTNTTVTGLTSGNDYTFKVVAYYSEDLTGWATGINITGSFNDTFTIGMPTATLTGASVAPTSSVLTWTNPLPTSCYEILIVANQGSTTFTPVDGTTYTANATYSGSNSIVFMGNGITTTVNGLTDAVEYCYTIFVRSVATGEWSAGDSVCQTTGLSYCTSEGGSSTDSGIVNVSLNTIDQDSDSDDAYTDFTSVSTDLTLGETYPLSVNVNTGGNYTSYVKVWIDWDRDGSFNSSSNEAIELGTIDNDSDGQPSLSPINITVPSSATVGNVRMRVSSNSDSSDNDYATSCQSFGYGEVEDYIINIVRPIGAEIHVEGNNNTILNGDITTSGLNNTSFGTTSIGSTIVKTFTIESIGASALNLTGSPDIQITGTHASDFVVTTQPSSSSLSSGQQTDFVITFTPSGSNIRTASVVIPTNDSDENPFTFAIQGNGECNPATYEMSPSSGPAGTVVTVTTTSGSDADSATALYDGIAATVTYISSSEFQIRIPDTAISANITFDDVTGCARDLPFTVITSDISSCDGLGVLPTDIFISEVTDRDSSVDGHSYVELYNGTGAAVDISDYSIEVHSNGNSFVAGYINIPNGTTLADGDTYVASFGTGSNNVDPVSQHDYFSSNTTGINDSDHLILNDGSTDIDLWGDTSGDPFTGGVGSDYSDGTPNGSDYTYRRLYSGTTLPSMTWNPADWTLITPLNYSDIGNYDFSIGTAPTVTVQPADSDFNCEFSASFTIAGMEGSDESGDTQELAYQWYYNAPGNTAWTEITAGNTDYSGQQSPTLTIANSFNLNGYQYYCQLREDDATCYKASNAVSLEVLVSTWDGTWSADPTIDSFVILDEDYDTAVGGTQISFEACSCEITTGNELIISDNTYVKVENNLVVDGSIAVQPYGAFVQVNDAGTVTGNVLSNKTKIQVYKKTPWLESRHEYVYWSAPVSGETIGDGLAEANTGRRYTYLGQNFLDATAETNNNGAAVAGQDDVDDDNNDWLYVNGATIMQPGVGYAATQNNITPFPTQIDYIFEGPFNNGVYNIPIYRNDSETNDNNWNLIGNPYPSAIDAEAFLLANATIGETTGPLAGAIFFWSHATEAASDENGNQGLNYAQSDYAIINGSGQTAGGDNVMPEKFIPSGQAFFVSMDDGVTPTTVSGNIKSTEVIFNNSMRVTGDNTQFFRSETADEPNRLWLNLNTDNGVTNQTLVAYVNGATDDFDGTYYDAKKNVSTDVSAVIYSVLENAEVEKLAIQGRNPNSLTLDEVIPLGFITGIDVPTLYSISIYQFEGAFMTENAVYINDKLLNTFHNLKDSDYTFTSETGEFNDRFEIVFTPTTLSIDDNIVEANEVTITELQNGDVQFKVGNNHTIKHVAIIDVTGRIIYSLQGNDAIEVYHLSKLSQAAYIAKITLSNGQVISKKAIKQH
- a CDS encoding GEVED domain-containing protein, translated to MNLHIPIIPMVKNYSLIFIAFLCFSLSGFGQDWTENFDTETSGYGTGNITINSRVWSRRDAGNFSYGTNIAGSRAFVINDDKSGAHITTPLLNTCGTVTFDYAYINGSSSNTFDLQTSTDGTNFTTVDTQTLGASSEESYVSYSYNINSTSATTYVRILSDNMSGHLAIDNFSVTDYAASPCSGTPTPGNTESSETTVESGGTTVLTLENSTSGSGVTYQWQSSTTSAVAGFSNVSGETSSAYTATVNEKTWYRCVVTCSGNNGTSTAVLVDVSACTSIPSSNDSDGISSVTVGSATFSVSDVTQYTYTGSVPDLEQGANILSSITFETGYTYDTHIWIDFNDDNVFDNITEKVFTGESADAAFTTLTTNFTLAASAALGQHKMRIGTADSGQGTPDPCYSGSYGVTIDLDVNIITSCTPATDPVGGITGTSPACTSTVLTYTGADSATAYWQSAIDGTSTSEPATATKTVSASGTYYIRINDGTCWSTGTVNKVVVINSLPTTVTTPSPATAATGVCYAGVGSISAVSWSPVEGATSYDVYFGAGSIPGIVTSNVASTSYSTGALLASTTYYWKVVAINTCGESVSVINWSFTTTSGVCACDSEPTSNDNNGITSVTVGSATFAVLDVTQFTYTGSIPSLTQGELITSSVSFATGYSYDTHLWIDFNDDGIFNNTNELVFSGESLNTNPTTLTTSFTLGGSVATGQHKMRIGTADNGQATPDPCYSGTFGVTIDLDVNIIASCTPVHTFSSMLPTSGPEETEITVTGTGFTASTTASFGGVSATIDFVDANTIIVHVPAGAATSIIKLTEAGCDITTGAFTIIEESNCGTGTGETKVVAFQGFEFVSSPSWTFSVDNESATPTGLQNYEAHDNAVEWSYYNQGAVGSSTATDRNSSACMSETYNLGGSTLYDNGVNGSTNSNTVCRNFSGNQRGVYGTLAGPTANNPTTFIRSGANAYIQQSRNDGGDGAISKIYFDAIQIPDVTNATNIKVRVYVSSISSNGASNNGVESTDNVRASVAFGSTASNVEIVPDLTSDFDWYFASINGNVDATSAVSGGANQKWDYLGNEYASDGSVSGTVTKNLIEFNIPDNTEFVRLFIDILNDASDNKELWAIDDIQIIADYPTSEPVEVSAITDNSDCSTLAYSVTATEGDTDTPEDLTYQWYFNNGVNDVWSPVTSASPAGYTILGEDGDNLLMEGDTNSLNDLANYQFYCEVTEAGSCTNVSNTMKPNYNMVTWNGTWSSTPDIYSTVILDDDYDTSIGGVQTSFSACSLIINNGAQLTIANNTYVKVENDLTVNGEIIVNTDGAFVQVNDYGIVDGAVLTTRNKITVEKQTAHLESAQEYTYWSAPVQGELISDGLAEANPSRIYWYDGKNYLDETKEADNNNATVTGQDDVDDNADDWQNATGSTVMAPGVGYGATHNSAGFINPAAYTYYFEGPFNNGSFNVPIYRNDSETNDNNWNLIGNPYPSAIDANAFLAANASIGESVAPMTGAIFFWSHATAAAANTNGNENLNYAQSDYAIINGSGQTMGGDQVTPNPFIPSGQAFFIAMDDDASATVVSGAIKTANVVFNNSMRVTGNNDQFFRATTANQSNKLWLNLNTDNGAFNQILIAYVNGATDEDDGMYYDALRNLYPDINAMIYSLLEDTDSKQFAIQGKEPNNLTLEEVIPLGLITNISEPTIYTISLDQFEGAFMTENAVYINDKLLNTFHNLKTSDYTFTSETGTINDRFEIVFRPTVLSIDDNVMDSNEVTITELQNGDIEIKVGHTHTIKHVDIIDITGRRVYSLQGHDATEVYNLSKLSQAAYIAKITLSNGQVISKKAIKQK
- a CDS encoding regulatory protein RecX encodes the protein MSLSIVFLNRMDVNKTYTVDEARKKLEHYCAYQERCHKEVRQKLRDMRMIPEAIDVIMVQLIADNFLNEERFAQAFVRGKFRIKKWGKNRLVRELKFRDISKYSIDTALKEIDLDDYYSTLDELVQKRIAQVKEPNVYKKKKKVADYLLYRGWESGLVYEKLREYLG
- a CDS encoding DUF6646 family protein, translated to MKNILLIVALLAFSFSNAQAFEGKGDQKFQVGANIQDYATGINVSFDHGLGENISVGVSSSYALGGADGIEDLDFGDRFDLKARFNANLGNVINIDENFDLYPGLNLSLKNFGGHIGARYFFTEGFGVYTEANFPLAKYEEDSIDIHNQFALNIGAVFNL